A DNA window from Setaria viridis chromosome 2, Setaria_viridis_v4.0, whole genome shotgun sequence contains the following coding sequences:
- the LOC117843076 gene encoding uncharacterized protein produces the protein MADGSDGTDVSPESEATAAAAAEKGGEIWGTLEELLLACAVTRHGTASWDSVAMEVQTRSPLATRPGLTPHSCRLRFRHLHRRFSTAGSCGEEDEVEEDPDASAAEGWVDELRRLRVAELRRDVERCDLSIGTLQSKVKRLREERERSVSGEAKPDEASGNDRLSGEEPGRSCRESNSTDLKPPKHPGHQGGGAKEEEVAKQEASGESAAASKESSDVRSSASLCRRRRGTGSGKADEEEEAASAPRAPPARSPPLAALLEAVAAKLGSVLQRLHEHEGEEAAAYRGTIRRHVDLDTVRRRMATSAGSRAADDDHYPAHELYRDLLLLCTNAVVFFRRSTPEHSAAVEARALVTGHASAALREPKQERAAVPAPAPAPAGTDIVGSLIEKGKPLIVCRKRSSIAKAAAAARKEESSTKAEADAAEEEEESEDEKKAAAAVTATKDKAWGLRTKKGRGGAVRNPAGLGPRPTKGADGDAATTTTGGAKKADKKGAGGAAAGGPAKKRNAVDFLKRLNQSPSRKRGSPLGNTTRKRSASAAAAAAEQESTTTTRRRGAGRKEGTGRGGSRRGGRGTGTKRGVGRPLKRGPAPATPPPSKRAKTNTRSEKPSGTGKRGGRRPVG, from the exons GACCCGGCCCGGCCTCACGCCGCACAGCTGCCGCCTCCGCttccgccacctccaccgccgcttctccaccgccggcagctgcggggaggaggacgaggtggaggaggaccccgacgcctccgccgccgagggGTGGGTGGACGAGCTCCGGCGGCTGCGcgtcgccgagctccgccgcgaCGTCGAGCGATGCGATCTCTCCATCGG GACGCTGCAGTCGAAAGTGAAACGGCTCAGAGAGGAGCGGGAGCGGAGCGTCTCCGGCGAGGCGAAGCCGGACGAGGCGAGCGGCAACGACCGGCTCTCCGGCGAGGAGCCCGGGCGGTCGTGCCGCGAGTCCAACTCCACAGATCTGAAGCCCCCCAAGCACCCCGGCCaccagggcggcggcgccaaggaGGAAGAGGTGGCGAAGCAGGAGGCGTCCGGCGAGTCGGCGGCCGCGTCCAAGGAGAGCAGCGACGTGCGGAGCTCGGCGAgcctgtgccgccgccgccgcgggaccgGCAGCGGGaaggccgacgaggaggaggaggcggcgtccgCGCCCCGCGCGCCTCCCGCCCGGTCCCCTCCTCTTGCCGCCCTCCTCGAAGCCGTCGCGGCCAAGCTCGGCTCCGTGCTGCAGCGGCTACACGAGCACGAAGGCGAG GAGGCCGCCGCATACCGGGGCACGATCAGGCGCCACGTGGACCTGGATACCGTGCGGCGCAGGATGGCCACGTCGGCGGGCTcgcgcgccgccgacgacgaccacTACCCCGCGCACGAGCTCTACCGCGACTTGCTGCTGCTCTGCACGAACGCCGTGGTCTTCTTCCGCCGCAGCACCCCGGAGCACAGTGCGGCAGTCGAGGCCCGCGCACTCGTCACCGGGCACGCGTCGGCGGCGCTCCGCGAGCCGAAGCAGGAGCGCGCGGctgtgccggcgccggcgccggcgccagcgggCACTGACATCGTCGGGTCGCTGATCGAGAAGGGGAAGCCGCTGATCGTGTGCCGCAAGCGGAGCTCCATCGCGAAggctgcggcggccgcgaggaaggaggagagcTCCACGAAGGCCGAGGCCGatgccgcggaggaggaggaagagagcgAGGACGAGAAGaaggccgcggccgccgtgaCGGCGACCAAGGATAAAGCGTGGGGGCTGAGGACGAAGAAGGGCCGCGGCGGTGCTGTCCGGAACCCAGCCGGTCTTGGTCCGAGGCCGACGAAGGGGGCGGACGGCGACGCggccacgacgacgacgggcgGAGCAAAGAAGGCTGACAAGAAGGGCGCcggcggagcggcggcaggTGGGCCAGCCAAGAAGCGGAACGCCGTGGACTTCCTGAAGCGGCTGAACCAGTCGCCCTCCCGGAAGCGGGGTTCCCCGCTGGGTAACACGACGCGGAAGCGGTCGGCGTCGgctgcagccgcggcggcggagcaggagagcaccaccaccacccggaGGAGAGGTGCCGGCCGGAAGGAGGGTACCGGCCGCGGTGGCTCCAGGAGGGGCGGCAGGGGTACCGGAACGAAGAGAGGCGTCGGGCGGCCGCTGAAACGGGGCCCGGCTccagccacgccgccgccctccaagCGGGCCAAGACGAACACCCGATCGGAGAAGCCGTCGGGAACGGGGAAGCGTGGAGGGAGACGACCGGTtgggtga